Below is a window of Arabidopsis thaliana chromosome 2, partial sequence DNA.
CTTCCTCACTGTACGTTTTCGTGTCCGTTTTACTCGAATACCCGTGAATCGAAATGGTAATGATACTCACTCACTCTCTCCCTTTCTCTGTCTATCTCTGCAGGACCGTCCTTCGACCAAAGTTCACGCAGCTCCGGGAGGAGGATCATCCTTGGATTATCTCTTCACTGGTGGCAAGTAAAATAATTGCAAAGACCTTTATCTATCCATTGTCTTTGCTGCGTTATCTCACTATGAAACTGTTTGATGTGAGCCTTTAAATGATAAGAAGTCGGTTTCTTGTCTCAACTCTTATCTGTAATATTTTGctgaaaaaatgtttgaatcaAAAACTTCCCAACTTGTCTCTTATTAACCATCAAATGCGAGTACAACTTTTAATCCAATCCACTACACATTTATAAGAGATTTGGCATAACTAAGTGATTCGAAAACAGATTAAACTAGAACCGTCATTTAGGATGTTGAGGAGCAGGGATGATTCCCCATTTTCTACGAACTTGCTCCAAGTCTTCACTAAAGTGACGCTCATAGTACACACACATGAGGTCAGTGCATTGTCTTCCAGCACGAACAGCCCAAGGAAGGTAATGCTTCAAGAACATTGATCTTTGCTTCTCGTTGAACCTCACAGTACCTCCAATCACAGAGAGCATACACATCGGAAGATACATTTGCTCAAACTCGATAACTTTCAAAGACGACTCGCCGATAAGATTCGTAGGAAGGCCAAACAGAGTGTGCCATAAGTCGTGAACTTCGCGTGCCCGTGTCGCTACGTAAGCCAATTCATCCGTCTCCATGAATCTTACGGGCGGACGATCATCGGGAGAGAAGTTTCTAGATCCCATGAATTTAGCATATGCAGCTCCAAATGTGTTTTCTGGTAGATCCCAAGCATGACCTACTTGCTCTGACACAACTCGAGGACGCTCCAATAATATAGCCTTCA
It encodes the following:
- a CDS encoding coenzyme Q biosynthesis Coq4 family protein / ubiquinone biosynthesis Coq4 family protein (coenzyme Q biosynthesis Coq4 family protein / ubiquinone biosynthesis Coq4 family protein; FUNCTIONS IN: molecular_function unknown; INVOLVED IN: ubiquinone biosynthetic process; EXPRESSED IN: 24 plant structures; EXPRESSED DURING: 14 growth stages; CONTAINS InterPro DOMAIN/s: Coenzyme Q biosynthesis Coq4 (InterPro:IPR007715); Has 675 Blast hits to 675 proteins in 251 species: Archae - 0; Bacteria - 141; Metazoa - 162; Fungi - 176; Plants - 60; Viruses - 0; Other Eukaryotes - 136 (source: NCBI BLink).), which translates into the protein MIIERARVPLSRWQQAAVAMGSALGALVDPRRADLIAALGETTGKPAFEMVLERMKKSEEGRAILLERPRVVSEQVGHAWDLPENTFGAAYAKFMGSRNFSPDDRPPVRFMETDELAYVATRAREVHDLWHTLFGLPTNLIGESSLKVIEFEQMYLPMCMLSVIGGTVRFNEKQRSMFLKHYLPWAVRAGRQCTDLMCVYYERHFSEDLEQVRRKWGIIPAPQHPK